One stretch of Paenibacillus sp. FSL R5-0341 DNA includes these proteins:
- a CDS encoding type III polyketide synthase: MNQYNSPSDIAILGMGTALPAHAVAQSDIAELIASSLQNRPDLARFARRIFKSCGVETRYTVEPSYLGSLEECRYLPSGDVSDIPTTEERMNTYKREALPLGIEAAERALKDSGVSPKSITHIITVSCTGQYLPGLDVMLIRHLGLSARVNRLPLIFQGCAAGLKAIQMARDVVQGAPGSQVLVVCVELCTLHFQPVQDREALFAASFFGDAASSCVVGNPEPQHKNVLSLGTGYSVLLPDSTEDMTWEVGNLGYDLYLSPRIPKLLGFHLEEELRLLLQSEQLPELWAIHPGGRGIVDSVQNVMKLRDEQTKYSRDVLRTFGNLSSNTILFVLNAMREDMKAQEQPATEGVAMAFGPGLTAELMKFTYVPSLSSVMEEHDHVLL; the protein is encoded by the coding sequence ATGAACCAATATAACAGTCCATCCGATATCGCGATTCTTGGCATGGGAACGGCTCTACCTGCTCACGCCGTAGCGCAGTCAGACATTGCAGAGCTGATCGCTTCTTCTCTTCAGAATCGGCCGGATTTGGCCCGTTTTGCCAGGCGAATATTCAAGTCCTGTGGTGTTGAAACACGATATACCGTGGAACCGAGCTATCTGGGTTCACTGGAAGAATGCCGTTATCTGCCCTCTGGTGATGTATCAGACATCCCGACAACCGAAGAACGAATGAATACATACAAGCGAGAGGCGCTTCCGCTCGGGATCGAGGCGGCAGAGAGAGCACTGAAGGATTCAGGCGTGTCTCCAAAGAGCATCACGCATATCATCACGGTCAGCTGCACGGGTCAATACTTGCCGGGTCTGGATGTTATGCTCATCCGTCACTTGGGTTTGTCTGCCCGAGTTAATCGACTGCCACTGATCTTTCAAGGGTGTGCCGCAGGGTTGAAAGCCATTCAGATGGCACGAGATGTCGTGCAGGGTGCTCCGGGGTCACAGGTTCTTGTTGTCTGTGTAGAGTTGTGCACACTTCATTTTCAGCCGGTGCAAGATCGGGAAGCGCTGTTTGCAGCTTCATTCTTCGGAGATGCTGCTTCTTCTTGTGTGGTGGGTAACCCAGAACCTCAGCATAAGAATGTTCTGAGTCTGGGAACGGGTTACTCTGTGCTTCTTCCGGATTCAACTGAAGATATGACATGGGAGGTCGGGAACCTGGGATATGATCTGTATCTATCACCTCGTATTCCGAAGCTGCTGGGTTTTCATCTGGAAGAGGAGCTGCGTCTGCTACTTCAAAGTGAACAGCTTCCTGAACTGTGGGCTATCCATCCGGGAGGTCGCGGAATAGTGGACTCTGTGCAGAATGTCATGAAGCTGCGAGACGAGCAAACGAAATACAGCAGGGATGTCCTCAGAACGTTTGGTAACTTATCCTCCAACACCATTTTGTTTGTACTGAATGCGATGCGTGAGGACATGAAGGCACAGGAGCAACCA